In Lactuca sativa cultivar Salinas chromosome 5, Lsat_Salinas_v11, whole genome shotgun sequence, the DNA window TTTGGGGACTGATTCTTCTCTCTCCGCTACCCGGTATAAAGGGATCATTCCAAAATCCTTTATCACTTTACAGCAATCCAAAATCAGAGAGCAATCTAAGGCGATTTAtcctttactgttcatcttcttcaacccagttttcaacaatggcggattcttcgtCTGTTCATGAAACTTCTTCTCGCACCCACATTCTCCCTATTCGACCTCAACAAAGCCTGGTGATTGACCTCAATCCTCTTGTCTACAATCACTACATGTATCCCATcgtggagtgtctcaaatactctccactggTTCTCGCCTTGTCGAAGGTGGAAATCGTACCCATGGAGTGTCTTTCCCAGGTATTCTCCACTGCTCATTATGACAAATCAGTGGATAGAATCTACTTCGACATTCTTTCCAACAAGACCTCCATATCCAAGCAACGTTTTTGCTggcttctagggtttgaacctgatgaatCAAGGGTTAACCCTGACTCAATCTCTGTGGGACAGTTATTCTCAATGTTCTACGACATGGGCTACACAGAAATTCTCAATACAGTAACGAAGTTTTAAAAAGTCgtgtcttcctcctcaatggaacggcTTCTTCACCCTTCTATTCAAGGGATTATCTGAGAGAAGTGCTGGTTCTGATGGGGCCAGTAAATTGTTCATGACCATTCTCTACGGGTTGTACAATGGGATCAACCTAGATTATGGCTCGGCTCTCTGGCAACAGCTTATTCAAAGCCTTGCCTCCTCATCTCGTCATACTGAAGTATTCTATGCCAGATTTTGGACGCTcgtcaccaaatgggcaatggacaagCTTCATGTTCTAATTGTAGCTGATTCCCCCCTCTCCTCGATCAGTGTCTTCCACACCACCAAGATAATTGTCACTGATCCCACCAAGTTCTCTTTCATTGGATCCATTCCGGAGTCTATGTACGCCGGTGTGTCAAAGGCGAGCATTATCATGAAGACCTACAAGGAATTTCGTCCTTCGGGTCCAAGGGAGCCGACTGCAGAGATGGTTCAATCCATCAATGACGCAGATAAACCACCTGCCAGGGGAAAGAAACCAGATAAAGGGAAACTTAAGAAACAAGCTCAAGGGGCAAAGGGTCCTTCTCCTAAGAAGCGGAAACCCTCAAAGACAGatcaatccccccccccccccccccccccaccgaAACGGAAGAAAACCCAGCCAAGGAGGAAACTAATTCTCGCTTCTTCCTCAAGCGATTCAGAGGCTGACAAGTCTGACTCAGAGGTATCAGCTCGAGGTGATACTCCTCCCTATTCGCCTTCACATGAGGTACCAGTTTCATCCAAATCTATTTCTTCTCCTCCTACCACCATACCTaattccattccccccataaccaccactatttccattccccctatAACCTCTTCTATCCCTATACCACCCCCATCTattcctataccaccacccattttcactgaagccaccaaaacaactatCAGTGaggttcgaaccaacgtatctgatacgggggatcAAACTTCAACACCCGAAACCACCTTTACTACTGAGCCATCTTCTACACCTGAACCTACCCCTACCACTGAACCTCCCACTTCACCCTTATCTCCCACTCCCTCAGCAGAAACCGAGACATTTTTGGgtggggaaaatatgacctttgATTCCACATACTACAACCCTTACCGGATccaaagcgatgatgatgatgatgctcctgtcaccagaAAGCACATCAAagaacttcatgagaaaattgaCAATCTCATCgcttcttcctcttcctctcggtCCCACGTGACAGAGGTTGCTATTCAGAAAATGGTGGATGCCTTCACCAACAAACACGAAGCCTCCATCACCTCTGCCACTGTTGCCATTGATGCATCCTCAAAGGCATGAACtgttgcgaccgaaaaagtcgaaaaactattcaaAGATGCTAACATTTTTCTTGAGTCTTTGCAGGGGGCTGTCGAAACCAATGCAGAGAAGGTCAATTCTGCCATTACGAAACTGACCACTTTGTTTGCCACTTAACAGAAGAACTTTGCTAGTCTTCGACAGACTCTTGAAGCAAACCATCTGATACATTGTCTCAATTATATCCCTTAAAAATTTACACCTTACTAATGAGAATCAAACTGAATGGGGAAGACTGATTCCCAATCTGTTCCTTGAAATAAGGGATTTGAGTCcttttttcttgtttctcttctgTTTATAAATAAACATTGCCACCGCCAACAGAAACAGTTCCAACAAATAGAGTATTGTTCTGCCTACACGATGTTATTCTGTTTTAGATGTGCCATGGATGTTCTCTGTCGATCTCTCTCCTCTGTTTCTTTTCTTAAAATCACTACTGCCACCTTCTCTTCCCCACCGTCGGATCCCTATGAACTATCTCCTTTATCGGCGGCTTATGGTTCATATTAGTGGGGATAGAGGGGGATTTGATCAAGCATATCAGATTGTGTTATTTCACTGCCATTAGTAACCCCCACCAGAGCACCATTACAGTTTACCCTTTTCATTATCGGCATCTCTCTTTTTCTCTAAAAAGCCCTAATTGCCACCACGAAGACCAACTACATGTAGTTCTTGATATGGTTCTACttgcaacatatatagaaatattAAGTAGTTTGAAAATTCTGGTGCTTATAATGGTATGATTTCACATCTATCATCTATTATTTTGACAAATTCCTTCCTGTTTCTCGGCATTTCTCCCATATCTTTGCGTTTTCTATTCACAAATCCAGGATATAGTGCCCATTTGCCTTCGTCGAGTCTTCTAGGGTTCAATCCAACTTACAAATTTCTCTTATCTTCTCTCCACAAACCCTAGATCGAATCTCTTATCTTCTCTCCACAAACCTAGATCGAATGTTGCTGCCCCCGTCATCTACATCATATAAGGCAACACCCACCACTAACACTCTCCTCCTTCTCTCTTCTTATCCGACAACGTTCACCACCACACACCACCGTATAAACCACCATCATTGATTTTATCAATTTCATCTATTTCTAATTTACAATTTAACTGGATTTTCAGGTTCCCGTGAAGCCCGCACTACCATTACCATCGAGGTCACTCTCACACTAATCCATTCATCTAATCatgtgtaagtgtgtgtttaTCTTCTTAAAGTTTCATAAATACTTTATCTCTGGTTGTTAATTAGTtttttgtatgtatgtgtgtgtttaacCTTTGAACAACCATTTTTGTTTCAGCAAGCCCATGGATCTTCTTGGCCACTTTTCATGGTAATCCATAACGTTTTGAGCTCCATATCTTAGTTTGGAACTTTTGTTCCCAGATATAAAACTATTTGATTTACCTCTCGGGTTTCCAGTAAACTTATTTGTATTTTGCAGGCTCAAGAAGTCTTTAATGAAGCTGGAGTATGTGGATTCTCGAAAGGCACTTATGTGACTTTACTTATGGTATGTGTCATATGTTTGATTTGGAAACATATTGTAAGGAAACATCTTTAAATTTGATTTGGTTTTTGGAAGGACTGTATGTATGATGAAAGGGGGTTATTGTTGTGTAAAATTAGAAAAGAAGGAATTTAATAAATTCTTGGTTTGGCAAATGCACATGGACCTGCATAATCTGGAGGTAAATGTTAGTGGTCAAAAATTCTATTAATTAAGGGTATTTGTATTTGAtgtcaaatttatatttttgtttgtaTTCTAAATGTTGGTTGCTTGAGAAGGATCTCTAAAAAAAACCTTAAACAAGCATCTTAAGCTACAGAGGATAAAATTCATGGACCGTATGTGTATATGTATCAAAAGCTCACGATTCTTTTTATTAAATCTGACCAAATACTTGATTTTCATGATCATTTTTCGGTTTCTGTATCAGTTCTtagattttgtattttttttagtgCTTTTCGTGTTTCACGTCTTGATAATAAAGTATTTTAGGCCCAAAAATTTAATAAGTGAATGTGTTGtttgcatttattttattttctgtaTTTCAGATGTGTAAATGTAAATTTAAAGTCTCTCAAACATCTGTAAATGTACAGTAGAAGACAAATTCAACATTTGATGTTTATTTCATATATAGGGTTTTTGCAAGTTAGATTTGGGTGTAACCCGAcatgtttattttgtttttttgttgctTTTCAGATCCTAATGATAGATTATTTTGTTTGTGTTTTTTGTTTCAATAAACATTCATCCTATAGttaatattttgaaatatatatatatatatatatatatatatatatatatatatatatatatatatatatatatatatgtgtgtgtgtgtgtggggggggggggggggggggggggggttctgaTTAAGGAGGTCTTCAATTTCATTTGTTTTTGCTTTTTAGAAATTAGACTCTTCAGTTGTGTAGGTGTTCATTTGCTCTTGCTTTCTGGAAACTGGATCTCAAAATGATTGTAGACATGTGTAGATTTGAGTTTTAAGTTTTATATAATGTATGGATTAGAGATTGGAGATGGGTTTATTGGCTCATAAAAACAATAATGTACATGATAGAGATTAGTTTTTTGTtattataaaagaatttcatacCTAATTAGAATaatgtatttttaattaatataatttatattatgtTTATGAGTAATTATAACTTTACAAAACAAATACTTTTATACACATTTTTTCCAATGAAAAGTCAAAAAATATTGCTTTGTGTAAAAGCTGAATAATCTAAGGGTTTGTAGGGTGAGTTTTAGGCATgcttttaaaagaaaaaagaaatgacAAATATTTGCTTTAGGCTAGCTACACAAAAAATAAATTGCAAATATTTCAGACGAAATAAGAGATTTATGTATATTACCTAGATGTAAAGATTTCAAATCTTGAATGTCAGGTGGTTCTATCTACGGACTACGATTGCTATATAGGAAGAAAACAAAATTATTTGAAAGAGGTGCATGGTCTTTAATTGTTTACTGATTTTATATTACAAATACATGTATTTTACTCGCCTCTACAGTAAGAAAACAAAGACATACATATGGTCTTTAAGTTTTCaagtttttattaattttatattataaatatattattttgttaaatatgtgattggttatgaatattaaatgtttttttgttttttatcatCCATTGAGCTTGAATTTAGTTAAATTCATGATTTAcatgttttatttaataaatgttaAGAGTTACGTAGctaattatataatttatatgaAAATTGAggaaattacacgaatggtccctatggtttagggtaacttacgcgtttggtctctaacttatttttttaactcggaaggtccctatcatttgtttttgttatgcacttggtccttgtcttatctaaaaagactaattttcccttgattttttaatttatttaaataaacatgcCCCCAACTTCACCACTCACCTTACCTTATTTTCCCCAtcattttttcatatttaaataatagtctttttaggtaagacagagaccaagcgcgtaacaaaaacaaacagtagggaccaagcgcgtaacaaaagcAAATAATAAGGACctcccgagttaaaaaaaataagttaaggactaaacgcgcaaattaccccaaaccaaaGGGACCATTCATATAATTTACTCATGAAAATTATATGTATAAGTgtataattgtcacacccccgaaccagacggcggaaacgtctgagggctattgtgacttaattgaatatcatcacaatgattatacatgaatcataacatcattcatcaccatgcattgaaattttacaactgatattgtttacattcagtacattgttttaaacattatatttccaaaacataaaccgttcgatactaatttaaacaaaacatcatgacatcactggatacatattcttcgatttacctattacctgagaatacaagtattttggaaaaacgtcaacatatgaaatgttggtgagttcataagtaatgtttgaaaccaaaaatgatttttgtgaagtttgaaaacccagaaaatccgatattttctgaaaagagtattgtatataagaaaaagtgtgaagatccgtaagtatgcttgttgatttttgtaaacgtgaataattgttagactttgtatatatcacataggtaaaagtgttgaactccccaggaaaacccgatgttttcctaatacatcaaattacgtgtcttatttattgttataccgatatgacaattgt includes these proteins:
- the LOC128134095 gene encoding flocculation protein FLO11-like; the encoded protein is MTILYGLYNGINLDYGSALWQQLIQSLASSSRHTEVFYARFWTLVTKWAMDKLHVLIVADSPLSSISVFHTTKIIVTDPTKFSFIGSIPESMYAGVSKASIIMKTYKEFRPSGPREPTAEMVQSINDADKPPARGKKPDKGKLKKQAQGAKGPSPKKRKPSKTDQSPPPPPPPPKRKKTQPRRKLILASSSSDSEADKSDSEVSARGDTPPYSPSHEVPVSSKSISSPPTTIPNSIPPITTTISIPPITSSIPIPPPSIPIPPPIFTEATKTTISEVRTNVSDTGDQTSTPETTFTTEPSSTPEPTPTTEPPTSPLSPTPSAETETFLGGENMTFDSTYYNPYRIQSDDDDDAPVTRKHIKELHEKIDNLIASSSSSRSHVTEVAIQKMVDAFTNKHEASITSATVAIDASSKA